TGTTCATTACTTTCCACCCTATGCAGATAGTTACCGTACATGGCTGCTGCTGATACCCCTCCCGCTGAATGATATTAATTCTTGCCAAGTATTGAACATTTTAATAGAATGTGAGATGGAGTGCCGTATTATATCAATTTTTCCCATTTTTTCTTTCCGTTATTACTAATGATTCTGCATTGGGAACATACAGAGTTATGAAATATGATATGATAGTTACTCTTCTTTCCATTATTGAATGCAGTTAGCTGTTTTAGCAGGGGATTTTCTGCTTTCCCGAGCATGTGTCGCACTTGCCTCCTTGAGAAACACAGAGGTACGAATGAATTATTATGCACTAGTGTACTGAGATGAGCAAATAGCACGTGGGAGTATATTTCATGCTTTCTGGCTCATCTTGTTTTTAGTATTAGGGATGTGAGAGACTTGGCCACAAAAGTCCACATATTCGATATGCTGTGCTGGGACCCTATTAGAGTAGTTGTATTTCATCCTCATATCAAAAGtgtgttaattatatttaatgcATCTTGACTAGGAAGTTTCTTTGGTGGGGTCAGGCTGCAGAGGGGTGGGGGTGGGGAGGGAGTGTTGTAAGTCTCTTCATGACAGGGATTTGGGGTTCACTTTGCAATTGTATATTACCAGAGTCCATACTATCTTCTGGGTCCACCACGAAGCACCTACTTATTACTTTTAGTACGTTGCAATGTTCCACGTCATGTAGGCTACTATGAAGGATGATGGAGCAAAAATAAAGTATCTTAAGGCCAACCAAGTAATACAAGAGAGCAAAACCCCTGATAGATTTTATTCAATCAAATGTGCCAGCTCCTTATCTTGTCAAGCAAGTcagttaattttgtttttgcctCCCCCTTCCTTCTTGTGCACTTTTACTCTTGTGGATAAAGTACCGAATCAATTTTTTCATCACCAAACATGACAATCATCattcatcaccatcatcatccaTCAGTAAAGTATGAAGGTGATCTGCCTGAAATTTTAGCAAGTCAGGACGTGGATCCCATACCTATTCATAGTTATATTCCCAAGTATCACAGACAGAAGGATGTGCTTTCACTTTAGTTGTTTTAACATATTTTTGCATCATTTTTGTGCATTTGTAGGTTGTATCATTACTGTCAACAGTTGTTGAGCATCTTGTGACAGGTGAAACCATGCAAATGACTACCACATCTGATCAACGTTGTAGGTACACTGCTCTGCTGCTTCTGTCATATGTGtacatttttgttttagttagtAAACTACTATGTTATAAAAGTATATATTAGGTTGGGATTTGGCTTGTCTCGTCTTGTATATAGTAGGGCTCGTCTTTATATCTCTTTTTTTACATAGAGTATTTCTTTAATAATGCCACGTAGGGATGGGAATTGGGGATTATATAGAGAAGAAACAAGTTGGGGGTTGTTACAACTTACAACGAAATGTGTTGTATTGAAAAGAGAGCGGAAGTGTGAGAAACGAATTACGCATGCATAACTCAtactcaaaatactcaaatcTTCCATTTTCAAAAGCTTCATTTAGTTGAGTGTGAGCAAATCATTGTTGATATTATGTAAATAAGCGCacagtttttttgttatttgatatCTTGATTAGGGTTTCTTTAAGATTTAAGGTTTTCTAATTATGATAAAATTTGGTATTCATTGCAGCATGGAATATTATATACAAAAGACTTATTACAAGACTGCATCATTGATTTCAAATAGTTGCAAAGCAATTGCCATTCTTGCTGGGCATACAACCGAAGTTGCTATGTTGGCTTATGAGTATGGAAAAAATCTGGTTTGTAAACTCTTGGAATTCTTTTGTCTAATACTCTTGACGAGCAAGCTTAATTCTAAGATATTTTTATGAGTTTAATAGTCAGGTTCCAAACAGAAGCACATatagagaaataaaaataacgaTAACAAGAATTATATAACTTTCCTGCTAGAGCTCAAACAATGGACACTTTCTGATGGTTTTTTTACATGCATGTAGGATTGATGAGTCAATGTGCTTGCATGTGTATCAAGCTGACTAATTTTTTTCCCTCAGGGATTGGCATTTCAATTAATAGATGACGTTCTTGATTTTATGGGCACATCAGCTTCACTTGGAAAGGGCTCTTTATCTGACATCCGCCATGTAAGTGTTGGTTGGTAATGGGATATTTCTATGTTTGAACACATGAGATTTGTCTCTCTTGTCCGTTACTGATCTAGGTGCATCTCATGGCTGAGTTTGGTAGCTTAAAGTGAGAGTATTATCTGTGTCTGTCAGCCTCAAAGTTGGTTTTGGTTGCTCTAATTTTCCTATAACAcagttcatttttttattatcattcTTTCGTTTCTTTCCATATTGGCATGCTCAACAAGCTTGCTTGCATTTGCTATGAAAAAAATGCACGGTATACTTGACCTTAAGAAATTATGTAGTTCATGGCCAGCATTTCTCTGTTTAGCGTGTTGAAACCAAGTCTCACTTTTCAATTCATAGTAAGTTGAGAGAAATCCTCAACTATTCTAATCCCATGCTGCTATGTTTTCAACTTTCATGATTAAGAGCCCACTTACTTTTTCGGTTATTGCCATAATTTTTTGAAACCATATAATCGTTTTGTAGGGCATCATAACTGCTCCAATATTGTTTGCCATGGAAGAGTTTCCTCAGTTGCGTACAGTTGTTGAACAGGGCCTTGATAACAACCCTGCAAATATTGAACTCGTAAGTTTGCATTGTTTCATTAAGTGCCGGTCTGGGCTACTTTGGCATTGTTCCAAAGAAAACTCCCATCTAAACCCGTTTCTGCCATCCAGCTTTGAAAAATGTTtctgttttatatttttcgCCTCTCATTAAATGTCCAACTCTTAACGAATATTGTTCATGAAATTTCATTAACGAGAGGtgaaaaacagaaaatagaaACGGTTTTTAAGCGAGTATAAATAGTTTAATGCAGTCATCTCAGTTTTATTAGATTCAATTCTTGTTATTGGTTTTCATGGTATAAATCTACAGGCTCTCGACTACCTAGGTAGGAGCCGTGGAATACATATGACAAGGGAGCTAGCCACAAAACATGCAAACCTTGCTGCAGCAGCAATCGAATCTCTGCCCGAGAGCGAAGACGAGAATGTCAGAAAATCAAGGAGGGCACTCCTAGATCTCACCCAGGTAGTCATTACCAGAACCAAATGATGGAGAATATCTGCACCATATTGACTTAATAATGTGTTGAAGTTCAGTTATTGAACTTCATTGTCCCTGTAATACGAGGGACGAGTCCATTTTCTTCGTCATATTCTTTCAACCATTtcgttttcttttccaaaaaatTTCCCGTAGACTACATTTCGTTTAGTAAAATTTTGACACACATCCTTCATTGTGTACATTAAACTCTGGAGTAATTGAAGACATCACACATAACTCCGCCGGATTCTGGTCAAATGATGTAATTGGATCGTATTCGCTTGGCTTCAAGAGTGAAGCTAGTAGTGACTTTCATCTCTGATTTCGGCTGTTCGGAGGATGCTCGTACTGTTTGCATTGCCTCTCAGAGTACCGAACGAAAATGGCATGCAGAATAGGTAGAAAATTAAGGGAAAAGGGACATGACGACATCACCTAAGGCTATGAGAAAATGGTGTTACACAAACGGAGTAAAATGCCCGCCGGCCAACCACCACAATGCATGCGCATACGTTAGTAGCGGTGTACTCATGTCAAATAGCTAATTCCTCCATACAGGGGGATTCGTGTGTAGTTATAAACAAGGTCCGTCTGCTGTTGAAGAAAATTGAATAGGAGTGCGATTTTCTCAACATGTCTTAACCTCCGTTACAGACTGGAGTTTGAATGAAAGTCAAAAGGGGCCGTTTAGGATTCAAAATTATATTCCAAAAATTTTGTTTCTgcactcaaaaataaaatatacagaTACAAGGGGACTGTTTAGGATTCAAAATTATATTCCAAAAATTTGTTTCAACACTCGAAAATAAATATACAGATAAAAAACCAAGCACAGTTAATCGAGCAAACTAATGTACATATTTCCACAAGAATACTAGCCGAGCTATCTTACAAAGTTGTTCATATGCTTATTCTTCACTTGCAACCTTGGAGTCAAAAAATGAGTTCAAAAGGCAAGAATAATTCACACATCCACTAAATATTGAATACATCTTGGGAGATAAACACGGCCCATGCATCCTACAATTCCACATGATTAATTACTTGTCAGAATGATTGGAGTTAATTAATTCATAACTTTTTGaaagtttttaaaatgattgaaatcgcttttgatgaaaatgtttttggaaccaattcttagtaaaaataaaagtgaatcttgtaaaaacacttaaagtgcttcttggaagaagcacataattggTGCTTCTTCCAAGAAGCCATTCAAGTACTTTTGgaacttaaaaacattttctcttaaagagttttcaatcattttaaaaacacttccaaagaAACCCTAAATTCTTTGTTAATCATTAGGTTTAGTAATTTGGAATGCAATGGAACTTTATTGCTTTTCAAGAAGTACAAAGGAAGGTGTGACGACTTCCTTTgtagtgtcaataacaatttcccATAGATAACAAAAACATTTATTTACCTGGAGGATGGCGAAGGCCCTTTCAGCAATATATTTGTGAGCAGGTGTTGCTCCTCTTTGTTGCAGTTTGTCTGGATGGAGGCACAGCCTTGCTTTCTGATACGCTTTCTTCACCTGTGAACTTTCTATTAGGCTTGTCAAAGGAACTGCATACCATCCACTCTTGGGCCATACAATCTGATCACCAGCCAACACCAcataaaaccaaaacaaaccgTGTAACATTAATTATGCGAACTTGATCCTCCTTGCAGACCAATCACATTCGATCCGCATGAAAAAACTTATGCGCTTTCAATAAGTTACGTATTTGCATGGAGGGAGAAATAAAATCTTTGTCGATAAGAAGCCAAGCAGCATTCGTCGAAGTAAAAACCTCAAGATTTTTACTTACATGGTGTAGTGTCGAAAGCAGCATACGAATGTTGGATTCCTTGCCAGCCGACCATAACCTTATGTCTTCATCCAAGAGCTCCAAGTCCATCtgtatatatatagagaagGCATTGCTCAAACttattttgttataattatTCGTAcaaaatttatgcatgcaagaAGAGAAAGCTTACATCTTTTTCTGAAGGTTTCTTTTCCTCTTCAGTTATCCCTGtcctttcctcttcttcctgcCAAACAAGTCGATATCGGAAAATGACGatatatataatacacacacacacacacgtagaACATTTTGGGCTGCATGCCTTCAAAATTTACCTCTGGAGATGGAGTCGTTTCAAGCAGTAGTTCATCTCTTTGCTGGTGATATGAGTACTCATCCACATTAGGCCTACCTAAATGATTCATATCAAACGCACACAGTACAGTTATTACTCATGCATAAAAGTTtcaaggtttagggtttagggtttcgggTTCACTTTAGAGACTAACAAAAATCACCTTCATCCATTTCAACAGACTGCTGATTGGTCCCTTCTTTCTCGGAATTACTATGTGTTTGGAACTTCTCTTTAGCCCATGCAATCGCTTCTTCAATACCAACTGCTTCTTCTCTTTGCTGATCAGAATTGATCTCAATCACATAAGAGCTCATCACTTCATCGTCAttattatcttcttctttttcttcttgttccaATACTCCCACTTCTTTCTCTCGCAAAACCCGATCCCAAATCCCGGATTTAATCTCATGTTCTTGGCAGAGCGAAGAGACTGCTGAAGATGGTGAGAGGAGCTCCAGATCATCCGCAAATTGCTTGACGCTTCGACACGAACTGGGTCCAGGACTCATGGTTTCTGGGGACGAGACCTTCCTTGTGAATCCGAAATTACTGGAGCTTCTGAACTTTTCATCATATAATTTCTCCAGGACTTGGTTTTCAGTGAAGGAAAGAGGATTGCAACGCAGAGCTGTCGTGCCTTGTTTCTTTGGATGTTCCTTGGTTGGCTTCATGGTTGATGAGTTCCATCTACATGGCACATTTAGTGGTCTGTGGCAACCCAGAATTTGTTGAGTTGAGAAACTCATTAATAATTGGATTGCTAAAATTTTTGAAAGATGAATCTAATCTTAATCTTATGACTGAGTAATGCCAGAAATGCCGCGTTTTTGTACTACTTCTGAATACTAAATTATGCATATAACTAACATCTAATACGaaaaaattagtaaaatttTATTAACATGGTAAATACACATCGATTAATAGATCAAATAATATGGAAATATAACACGAAAATATACTGTctttattattttccttttgagTAAGCAAAGTGCTTTTTACAAAACAATTAGTAGTGATGTCCAAGCGCTTTCCACTAAAGCACTTTTATCAACAAgggaaaaattaaattacaatactAATAATGATTctggaaaaaaatataataatatttaaattccaaatGTTTTGGCCAAACACAGGatttaattcaaaatattaGAATGGAAACTATgggaaaaaactcaaaaaatttggaaagaaaattcaGAAGGCTTCCATACCCTTCGAATATAACCAAATTGAAGGCAGAATGAACGCAAATATAAAGCAATGTTAAGGGTATAATCGTCAAGCTAAATAACAGCGGCAAAAACAGTTGGCCATACCGCGAAAGGACACAGTAACTGCAGTAAACTACCTGAGCTTTGAAGCGAAGGAGGAGAATGCCACGTCATCGCCGATGACCGGCCGGAGAGGACTCAGCTCCTCCGAGCTCAGCACCGACGACGAGTTCGACTTTGACTtcgtcttcgagttcggcctcGACCGCTCTCTCGACATCCGCTGGCGTCCGTCGTCGTCCGATCCAAAAATATCACTATAAAACCGCTCGCTCCTCGACGGAATCCTAAACGCAGGCAAGCTTCGGTCTCTGTTCTCCGCCGTAAAGCAGAACTCCGGCGGCCGGAAGATCTCCTCGTAGAAGGAAGTCGAGCCCCCCGGGAATTGGCGCGGGAGGACGCTCCGCGGCGGCCCGCCGAATACATCCGCAAAGTCATCGGGTTCAAGCGTCATATGGGAGTCTTTGGCTGCTGCGGCCGCAAATACAGAGCGAGTGGAGGCATGCTCCGCGGAGCGCCGCCGCGGGAGTCCCGGCATTAATCCCATGCGCATGCGCCAGGACTCGTCCATCTTTTTCCGACGGATTAATGGGAGAAACTTGGAGAAGTATTGTGTGTGTATAGAAGAAGGAAGGAGAGATCATATGATATGATATCATATGAACAAAAGGAACTTTGTAACAAAGttatcaacttttttttattttttgaaagggGTTGGGTGGCGCCCactaatttctttatttgaTTAATGTGATAAGTTTTTGTGATGATTTGAAATGTTGATGATGGAATGTAATGTGTAAAGCATATAAATTTTTCAGTTTGTTGGGAACACAATTCGATACATAAatatcataataaaaataattgtaaatttttttttttaatattgaaccacttatattataacattttGTACCGGACCGTATTccaacactgaaaaatctcacGCATAACACATGCTCATTGCTTCTTTAGAAATCAGAGTAGAGTTTGGTTGATTTCgtagagaaaaataatttccacttatatatatatatttgtacatatttattgttttttctttaaattatacAACTTAAAAGTAGAAAATAAATAGGTTAAAAAGAAgggaaacaataaaattaaattaaaaaaatgcaaaagtCACTTCTTATGGGGTTTGCAATTCATTGCTTAATTTGTCCCCACAAGTATCGTGCAAGATCATTTTTTAccaaactttttctttttggattgTGGGTGAGTTTATCCTTGTGTTTGTTGAATCTCACTATTTTTGTACTTTCCCTAACCAAAAACATCTAGTTGGTAAGTAATTCCCTTtgctaaaataaattaatttctaaCTAATTAATATTAAGTAAGTGAAAATTTAGGATTTGGGTTTGTTGACATAGGTAGCTATCTAgcttagaaataaaaatttaagtaGGAATTGTCTGTTTACGTCATTTATAAAACACATCTCACCAAAGAAATAATAAGATTTCATATATTATGGTTTCAACCGATTCCACACAACCCTACTGAATGTGAGAAGTATCCCAGTTAAAAAGTCATACCGAGGGCAATAGTAGTTGAGAATACATGCATGGTGGAAAGAACACTTTTGACTAAGCTAGTACAAAACTTGGTAGTATATTATAGCCCATGCATGCGCCAAGGTCCTAAAAGTGGCAATGTCAAAGTCTCAATTCGGTGTGTGAAGAGTGAACAAAACCCAATCATATCATACTACTTTCTTCTTAAAAGGTTGAACTACTATTGCTACTATTTGACCCCAAAAAATGAACTGCATTTAGTACTATGTGGCTTATATGCTTTATGCTGATAATTAAACAAAGgattaatttcaaagttaattACCACTCAAGAGAGTCACTCAATACTGTGACtaataatatttctcttcatttagaAGTGAGAGATATTAAGTTTGGTTCtcgccaaagatgaatttgaaccacattattatggctagctTAGAGTGAGACTTAACTCACTTCCTCATCCTTTTAGtgcaaataatatcgtttgttaaaaaaaaaaattaccactcaagagaggaagagaagggaaatttaaaaggaaaaaaggatttttaaaacataatttattaaagGAAGTGAGAAtgattcaaaactattacaataatataAAAGAGGGGACGCAGGAATAAAAATCCAATATCCTATCCACTAGATCtcatgcaaaaagaaaaaagtttcaAGTGTGAATAATTATTgactaatatttttgtttttcttatgaAAAAGAATCAAATAGTGAGTTCACCACTACAATCTATCATTTTGGAAGTCGAAAGACTTATAGAAGTATTTTAGCCTATTGtgtaattttaatataaaaaatcgAATTCAGAACGTGACGTGTGAGAATGCATCAATTTCAACATCAAAGATTTGTTGTCAtgtatgattaaaaaaatatcagtaacaGTGGATATAACGGAATAAAATAATCGAAGGAAATAAATCATGAAAAGCACTTTTGATGTCCCTTCTTTTACCTCTTTTTCCCCTTTTGCATTACGTAGGCCTTCAAACTAATAATTCTTGGTTCTTGTAGTGGTGTGCATTTCCTGCGAAATATTCCAAATTGATTTCCTTGGCCTGAGAATCTTTGCAAAATTAGACTTTTGGCCTCATGAGAgacttttgtttgtttaatttgatAAGAACTATAGTCTACATATATGATTGAAAATAGACTTTTTCTACAATGCAGTTTATCGTATTTTATTTAATGCATACGTATCATTGATATTATTAATATCGTTGACAATTCATACTGCAAACTTACAGTTATCAATCGGTAATTGATATGATCGCAGGCATCTCATAATTTGATACGCGTTCACAATTTGTCTGTTTAGCATTATAATTGATGACACCGAAAAATCTATTTTCTCGTTTACCATCTAAAAAAATATAGGTGTATGATTTTCATGCTGTGTTGGGGAAGTAGGAGGCACTTAGTTACCTTAAATGCTACAGAATTACGCAATTAGGAACAAGTTAActatgttgtaagttgtaaccTCTTGTGATTACACTAGATTAACATAATGCATAATGATAACCAAGAAAACCAGACAAATCCAAAAAAG
This genomic stretch from Pyrus communis chromosome 2, drPyrComm1.1, whole genome shotgun sequence harbors:
- the LOC137726115 gene encoding uncharacterized protein encodes the protein MDESWRMRMGLMPGLPRRRSAEHASTRSVFAAAAAKDSHMTLEPDDFADVFGGPPRSVLPRQFPGGSTSFYEEIFRPPEFCFTAENRDRSLPAFRIPSRSERFYSDIFGSDDDGRQRMSRERSRPNSKTKSKSNSSSVLSSEELSPLRPVIGDDVAFSSFASKLRPLNVPCRWNSSTMKPTKEHPKKQGTTALRCNPLSFTENQVLEKLYDEKFRSSSNFGFTRKVSSPETMSPGPSSCRSVKQFADDLELLSPSSAVSSLCQEHEIKSGIWDRVLREKEVGVLEQEEKEEDNNDDEVMSSYVIEINSDQQREEAVGIEEAIAWAKEKFQTHSNSEKEGTNQQSVEMDEGRPNVDEYSYHQQRDELLLETTPSPEEEEERTGITEEEKKPSEKDMDLELLDEDIRLWSAGKESNIRMLLSTLHHIVWPKSGWYAVPLTSLIESSQVKKAYQKARLCLHPDKLQQRGATPAHKYIAERAFAILQDAWAVFISQDVFNI
- the LOC137726116 gene encoding solanesyl diphosphate synthase 3, chloroplastic/mitochondrial-like isoform X1 encodes the protein MLFSRGFSRIQRSSFNGLCRCLLSHRRDPQQFVAASAYSQLLSDSTQKIMGCREFISWGLPLVFYGSRHQIHHQSSSMVEEPLDPFSLVSDELSIIANRLRAMVVAEVPKLASAAEHFFKMGVEGKRFRPTVLLLMSTALNITVPEPPTELQEALSTELRARQQCIAEVTEMIHVASLLHDDVLDDADTRRGVGSLNCIMGNKLAVLAGDFLLSRACVALASLRNTEVVSLLSTVVEHLVTGETMQMTTTSDQRCSMEYYIQKTYYKTASLISNSCKAIAILAGHTTEVAMLAYEYGKNLGLAFQLIDDVLDFMGTSASLGKGSLSDIRHGIITAPILFAMEEFPQLRTVVEQGLDNNPANIELALDYLGRSRGIHMTRELATKHANLAAAAIESLPESEDENVRKSRRALLDLTQVVITRTK
- the LOC137726116 gene encoding solanesyl diphosphate synthase 3, chloroplastic/mitochondrial-like isoform X2; protein product: MGCREFISWGLPLVFYGSRHQIHHQSSSMVEEPLDPFSLVSDELSIIANRLRAMVVAEVPKLASAAEHFFKMGVEGKRFRPTVLLLMSTALNITVPEPPTELQEALSTELRARQQCIAEVTEMIHVASLLHDDVLDDADTRRGVGSLNCIMGNKLAVLAGDFLLSRACVALASLRNTEVVSLLSTVVEHLVTGETMQMTTTSDQRCSMEYYIQKTYYKTASLISNSCKAIAILAGHTTEVAMLAYEYGKNLGLAFQLIDDVLDFMGTSASLGKGSLSDIRHGIITAPILFAMEEFPQLRTVVEQGLDNNPANIELALDYLGRSRGIHMTRELATKHANLAAAAIESLPESEDENVRKSRRALLDLTQVVITRTK